A DNA window from Verrucomicrobiota bacterium contains the following coding sequences:
- a CDS encoding LysM peptidoglycan-binding domain-containing protein, with the protein MLLHYSESMTLRFCVRTSIRTTCVLGLLLSFTASLAAADPGKQYVVRKNDTLTEIARKHEVSVAALMKHNQLDQPNWIYPGMVIRIPGSDGRKAAGSLDAALRKKLDLISVPSRKWRYVVVHHSATEAGSAAGMDRYHREERHMENGLAYHFVIGNGHGMRDGDITIGNRWREQLDGGHLASESLNAKSIGICLVGNFDQERPTQKQMASLQSLVGYLLKRCRLSASAVKTHQQINPVHTRCPGRQFPARDLVKSLKS; encoded by the coding sequence ATGTTACTTCATTATAGCGAAAGCATGACCCTGCGCTTCTGCGTCCGAACCTCCATTCGAACCACCTGCGTCCTCGGCCTTCTTCTTTCCTTCACGGCTTCACTGGCTGCCGCCGATCCCGGCAAGCAATACGTGGTCCGGAAAAACGACACTTTGACCGAGATAGCCCGCAAACACGAAGTCAGCGTAGCGGCGTTGATGAAGCACAACCAACTGGATCAGCCAAACTGGATTTATCCCGGCATGGTGATTCGAATTCCTGGCTCGGATGGCAGGAAGGCCGCCGGTTCGCTGGATGCGGCGTTGCGCAAGAAGCTTGATTTGATCTCCGTCCCTTCCAGAAAGTGGCGCTACGTCGTGGTCCACCACAGTGCGACCGAAGCCGGGTCGGCGGCGGGCATGGACCGATACCATCGCGAAGAGCGGCACATGGAGAACGGGCTGGCATATCATTTCGTCATCGGCAATGGCCATGGCATGCGAGATGGCGACATCACTATCGGCAACCGATGGCGCGAACAACTTGATGGCGGCCACCTCGCCAGCGAATCCCTCAACGCCAAGAGCATCGGGATTTGCCTCGTGGGAAACTTCGATCAAGAACGCCCGACGCAGAAACAAATGGCGAGTCTCCAATCGCTCGTCGGTTACTTGCTCAAGCGCTGCCGTCTCTCAGCCTCCGCAGTCAAAACTCATCAGCAGATCAATCCTGTCCATACGCGATGCCCCGGGCGGCAATTTCCGGCCAGGGATCTCGTGAAGAGCTTGAAGTCCTGA